In the genome of Bacillales bacterium, the window CTCGCATCTGGGCAGCTTTTTTATTTTTGTTCGATCATGCGAGGTTCAAACTACTATCGTTTGGGGGAAATCGTGATGGAAGACATCGTACTGCGGATGATTCAGAAAGAACGAGACGAAATCACTGAAAAATGGCTTGACGAAATGAATCGGTCAAGAAACGAGTACCGCCTGCAACATATAAACAACGAAGTCTTTGAGAAAACGAACCGAAAGTTCATTTCTTTAATTTATCAAAACCTGGAAATTGCCGATAAGAATATGGAATCGTTCAAGACTTTTATCGACGGGCTGCTTGAAATGGGTTTGCCGCTCAGTTATTTGACGAAGGGATTGCAAACGTTCAGAAGGTTGATGCTGGAGACCTCTTTCAAGCATCTCGAACATTCGGATAAAGTACATGCTTTTTATACGAAAGTGGACAGCTGGTATGATCCGATCATTAGCAAACTCGTCTCGGGAGCGGTCGAATCGTGGGAACATACGGTCAGTTCCCAACGCAGCGCTTTAAGGGAATTGTCTGCGCCATTGATTCCTATTTTTGAAGATATCAGCGTCATGCCTTTGATCGGAACGATCGATACGGATCGGGCGAAGCAAATTATGGAAAACTTGTTGCAGGGTGTTATCGAACACCGTTCCGAGGTTGTCTTGATCGACATTACAGGCGTTCCGGTTGTCGATACGATGGTTGCCCATCATATCATTCAAGCGGCAGAAGCGGTACGTCTCGTTGGGGCGGAGTGCATTCTTGTCGGCATTCGCCCGGAAATCGCGCAAACGATCGTCAACCTCGGCATCGATTTGAGCGGATTTCCAACGGACAGTAATTTAAGGAAGGGCATTCAAGCCGCATTGAAACTTTTGGGACGCGAAATCACGGATGCGTCGCAGGAGGGATCCGCGTGAAGATCCCCATTTTGAAATTATATGACTATCTTTTGGTTACGATTCAGGTGGACTTGGACGACCAAACGGTTCTTGAATTTCAAGAGGATTTATTGAATAAGATTCATGAGAACAACTCAAAGGGGGTTGTCATTGACCTCACGGCCGTCTCGATTGTTGACTCGTTCATTGCGAAGATTTTGGGCGACGTCGTCGACATGTCTACCTTGATGGGCGCGAAAGTTGTATTGACCGGAATAAGGCCTGCCGTCGCGATAACGTTGATCGATCTTGGCATTACGATGAAGAATGTCACGACCGCATTGGATTTGGAACAAGGAATGGAGAAATTACGGCGGGAACTGGAGGACTGATCATGTCTGAAACCCGGTCTTGTGTGGAAGTCCGTACAGAATGGGACATCGTCGATGCCCGTCAGTTAGGAAGAACGGTTGCGAAACAATTAGGGTTTGGCAATGTTGATCAAGCGAGAATCACGACCGCGATCTCGGAATTGTCGAGAAACATCTATTTATATGCTCCGAGTGGAAAAGTTTGCGTCGAACAAGTCAGTGATAAAGGTAAGATCGGGCTGAAAGTAACTGCAACCGACAACGGTCCGGGGATCCCCGACATCCGCAAAGCGATGGAAGATGGTTTTACGACATCAGG includes:
- a CDS encoding STAS domain-containing protein; this encodes MEDIVLRMIQKERDEITEKWLDEMNRSRNEYRLQHINNEVFEKTNRKFISLIYQNLEIADKNMESFKTFIDGLLEMGLPLSYLTKGLQTFRRLMLETSFKHLEHSDKVHAFYTKVDSWYDPIISKLVSGAVESWEHTVSSQRSALRELSAPLIPIFEDISVMPLIGTIDTDRAKQIMENLLQGVIEHRSEVVLIDITGVPVVDTMVAHHIIQAAEAVRLVGAECILVGIRPEIAQTIVNLGIDLSGFPTDSNLRKGIQAALKLLGREITDASQEGSA
- a CDS encoding STAS domain-containing protein, with the translated sequence MKIPILKLYDYLLVTIQVDLDDQTVLEFQEDLLNKIHENNSKGVVIDLTAVSIVDSFIAKILGDVVDMSTLMGAKVVLTGIRPAVAITLIDLGITMKNVTTALDLEQGMEKLRRELED
- a CDS encoding anti-sigma regulatory factor, with protein sequence MSETRSCVEVRTEWDIVDARQLGRTVAKQLGFGNVDQARITTAISELSRNIYLYAPSGKVCVEQVSDKGKIGLKVTATDNGPGIPDIRKAMEDGFTTSGGLGAGLPGVKRLMDEFTIHSVEKQGTEIVAIKWLRSAGKVVPL